In a single window of the Desulfovibrio aminophilus DSM 12254 genome:
- a CDS encoding cytidylyltransferase domain-containing protein, protein MKGYEALAIIPARGGSKGIPRKNLADLCGRPLLAYSIEAARRSAWITRVVVSTDDPEIAEAARRHGAEAPFLRPREISGDKAAIGDVVRHVLDTLRLREGYRPDCHCLLFPTSPFRSPELVDELVRMVARGYRSAITVKRIDVTRQAYFAVDEDGRPTRVLENRLLSPGRTLPAYRPYGVCSAHNNSPHHNGREYHLEITDPTALVDIDSPGDLELARRVIENNLFRCPPCTSSCP, encoded by the coding sequence ATGAAAGGATACGAAGCCCTCGCCATCATTCCCGCCCGGGGCGGCTCCAAGGGCATCCCGCGAAAAAACCTGGCGGATCTTTGCGGCAGGCCCCTGCTGGCCTACTCCATCGAGGCGGCCAGGCGGAGCGCCTGGATCACGCGCGTGGTGGTCTCCACCGACGACCCGGAGATCGCCGAGGCAGCCCGGCGCCACGGAGCGGAAGCGCCCTTCCTCCGGCCCCGCGAGATCTCCGGCGACAAAGCCGCCATCGGCGATGTGGTCCGCCATGTCCTGGACACCCTGCGCCTGCGCGAGGGCTATCGCCCCGACTGCCACTGCCTGCTCTTCCCCACCAGCCCCTTCCGCAGCCCCGAACTGGTGGACGAACTGGTGCGCATGGTGGCCCGGGGCTACCGCAGCGCGATCACGGTCAAGCGCATCGATGTGACCCGGCAGGCCTATTTCGCCGTGGACGAAGACGGCCGTCCGACGCGCGTCCTGGAAAACCGGCTTCTGTCCCCGGGGCGGACCCTGCCCGCCTACCGGCCTTACGGCGTCTGCTCGGCGCACAACAACAGTCCGCACCACAACGGCCGCGAATACCACCTGGAGATCACCGACCCGACCGCCCTCGTGGACATCGACAGCCCCGGCGACCTGGAGCTGGCGCGGCGGGTGATCGAAAACAATCTTTTCAGGTGCCCGCCATGCACATCCTCCTGCCCATAG